Proteins encoded in a region of the Candidatus Alcyoniella australis genome:
- the aroF gene encoding 3-deoxy-7-phosphoheptulonate synthase has protein sequence MIIVFETHATEEQIRQVTHRAEQLGLGAHRSDGASNTVLGLVGDRSKIADIRQFVVLPGVRDVIPVSKPYKLASREFHPDDTLLQIGETTIGGQEVVVMAGPCSIESADQIEVTAAAVAAAGARFLRGGAFKPRSSPYSFQGLGEEGLKLIREAADHHGLLVITEVMTIAQIELVASYADVLQIGTRNMQNFPLLTQLGKCERPVLLKRGISATIEEWLMSAEYILAAGNSQVVLCERGIRTFETATRNTLDLSAVPVIKKLSHLPIIVDPSHGVGNREFVAALARAAVAVGADGVMIEVHPDPDSALSDGPQSLTPDQFAALMNRCRIIATTLGRKIAKGG, from the coding sequence ATGATTATAGTTTTCGAAACACATGCCACCGAGGAGCAGATCCGGCAGGTGACGCACAGGGCCGAACAGCTCGGCCTGGGCGCCCATCGCTCGGACGGCGCCTCGAACACGGTGCTGGGACTGGTCGGCGACCGCAGCAAGATCGCGGACATCAGACAGTTCGTGGTGCTGCCCGGCGTGCGCGATGTGATCCCCGTTTCCAAGCCCTACAAACTGGCCAGCCGCGAGTTCCACCCCGACGACACCCTGCTGCAGATCGGCGAGACGACCATCGGCGGCCAGGAAGTGGTGGTGATGGCCGGACCGTGCTCGATCGAGTCCGCGGACCAGATCGAGGTCACTGCAGCGGCCGTGGCCGCGGCAGGCGCGCGCTTCTTACGCGGCGGAGCTTTCAAGCCGCGCTCGTCGCCCTACTCTTTTCAGGGATTGGGCGAGGAGGGCCTTAAGCTGATCCGCGAGGCCGCCGACCACCACGGACTGTTGGTAATCACCGAGGTGATGACCATCGCCCAGATCGAGCTGGTGGCGAGCTACGCCGACGTGCTGCAGATCGGCACGCGCAACATGCAGAACTTCCCGCTGCTCACGCAGCTTGGAAAATGCGAGAGGCCGGTGCTGCTCAAGCGCGGGATCTCGGCGACCATCGAGGAATGGCTGATGAGCGCCGAATACATACTGGCCGCGGGCAATTCGCAGGTCGTGCTCTGCGAGCGCGGCATCCGTACCTTTGAGACGGCCACACGCAACACCCTGGACCTCTCGGCCGTGCCGGTAATTAAGAAACTCAGCCATTTGCCGATCATCGTCGATCCCAGCCACGGCGTGGGCAACCGCGAGTTCGTGGCCGCATTGGCGCGGGCCGCAGTGGCCGTGGGCGCCGACGGCGTGATGATCGAGGTCCACCCCGATCCGGACAGCGCGCTGTCCGACGGCCCGCAATCGCTGACCCCCGATCAGTTCGCCGCGCTGATGAACCGTTGCCGGATCATCGCCACCACCCTCGGACGCAAGATCGCCAAGGGCGGCTGA
- a CDS encoding prephenate dehydrogenase/arogenate dehydrogenase family protein yields MRVAVIGCGLIGGSFALALERLRPDVNLLCIDLPQRLPALRAAIPNSDALALDQATDQLRECALVLLASPVERIIELIPRLAPLLGPGAILTDVGSTKTQVMAVAREARGEGTHFIGGHPMAGAESSGIESADPLLFNGRAWLLCPAGDTPPDALLTLIDLVESIGAKPITIEAEEHDRILAVISHAPQLLSLALMSAAIEVDRAHELLQMVAGPGFKELTRLAASDYAVWRGILESNRAPVIEALSLIEARLADVRRAFERDELDGLWAEARQRRTQMGLDSVPGGRKPDIRRLIDHCDEQLLKALADRMRAARRIGEIKAAGNEPVRDEQRERELMHKRLESAAKLDLPVELVQRLFALVLEQSRHVQDQIVARKQPNE; encoded by the coding sequence ATGCGCGTCGCCGTCATCGGCTGCGGTCTGATCGGCGGTTCGTTCGCCCTGGCCCTTGAGCGCCTGCGGCCCGACGTAAACTTGCTGTGCATCGACCTGCCCCAGCGGCTGCCGGCGTTGCGCGCCGCAATACCGAACTCCGACGCCCTTGCGCTGGATCAGGCAACGGACCAGCTCCGCGAGTGCGCGCTGGTGCTGCTGGCCAGTCCGGTGGAGCGGATCATCGAGCTGATCCCACGGCTGGCCCCGCTGCTGGGCCCGGGAGCGATCCTCACCGATGTGGGCAGCACCAAGACACAGGTCATGGCCGTGGCCCGCGAGGCAAGGGGCGAGGGCACGCACTTCATTGGCGGCCACCCAATGGCCGGAGCCGAAAGCTCGGGCATTGAGTCCGCCGATCCGTTGCTGTTCAACGGCAGGGCCTGGCTGCTGTGTCCGGCGGGCGACACGCCGCCCGATGCACTGCTGACGCTGATCGATCTGGTCGAGTCGATCGGCGCCAAGCCGATCACCATCGAGGCTGAGGAGCACGACCGAATCCTCGCCGTAATCAGCCACGCCCCGCAACTGCTCTCGCTGGCGCTGATGAGCGCCGCGATCGAGGTCGACCGCGCCCACGAGCTGTTGCAGATGGTCGCCGGGCCCGGCTTCAAGGAACTGACGCGGCTGGCCGCCTCGGACTACGCGGTCTGGCGCGGCATCCTCGAGAGCAACCGCGCGCCGGTGATCGAGGCGCTGAGCCTGATCGAGGCTCGGCTCGCCGATGTGCGCCGGGCCTTTGAGCGCGACGAGCTCGACGGGCTGTGGGCCGAGGCCCGCCAGCGTCGTACCCAGATGGGCCTGGACAGCGTGCCCGGAGGCCGCAAGCCCGACATTCGACGGCTGATCGACCATTGTGACGAACAATTGCTCAAGGCCCTGGCCGATCGCATGCGCGCGGCGCGGCGCATCGGCGAGATCAAGGCCGCAGGCAACGAGCCGGTGCGCGACGAGCAGCGCGAGCGCGAGCTGATGCACAAACGCCTGGAGTCGGCGGCCAAGCTCGACCTGCCGGTGGAACTGGTCCAGCGGCTGTTCGCGCTGGTGCTCGAGCAAAGCCGACACGTGCAGGACCAGATCGTCGCCCGCAAGCAGCCGAACGAATAA
- a CDS encoding homoserine kinase, whose protein sequence is MSARPASRDWVGVFAPATVANVGPGFDCFGFAVEQPGDVVRVRIVAGSGAKVLRIEGDGGKLPREPDRNTASVAALRVLEGYPELAAQYGLELEIDKGLPLCSGLGSSAASAAAGAVAAMEAIVALSGATFDRELVLRGALAGEAVASGAEHADNVAPALLGGFTIVQSRSPLRVERFDPALELAVALVTPQIEIPTKTAREILPRLVPLDAAVDNWSNSAALVLALLRGDCDLLAAALCDRIVEPHRAALIPGCEQVKAAALEAGALGASISGAGPTIFALALDQSTAQRAAEAMHAAFQRAGLQSQALVTRPSPQGARRI, encoded by the coding sequence ATGAGCGCGCGGCCTGCATCCCGCGACTGGGTCGGCGTGTTTGCGCCGGCCACCGTGGCCAACGTCGGCCCGGGATTCGACTGCTTCGGCTTTGCCGTTGAGCAGCCCGGCGACGTGGTGCGGGTGCGAATTGTCGCGGGCAGCGGAGCGAAAGTGCTGCGCATCGAGGGCGACGGCGGCAAGCTGCCGCGCGAGCCCGATCGCAACACCGCGAGCGTGGCCGCCCTGCGCGTGCTCGAGGGCTATCCCGAGCTGGCCGCGCAGTACGGCCTGGAGCTTGAGATCGACAAAGGGCTGCCCCTGTGCTCGGGCCTGGGCTCGAGCGCTGCCAGTGCGGCCGCCGGTGCGGTAGCGGCTATGGAGGCGATCGTCGCGCTTAGCGGCGCGACCTTTGATCGCGAGCTGGTGCTGCGCGGAGCGTTGGCGGGCGAGGCCGTGGCCTCGGGCGCGGAGCATGCGGACAACGTGGCTCCGGCCCTGCTCGGCGGGTTCACCATTGTCCAGTCGCGCAGCCCGTTGCGCGTGGAACGCTTCGACCCGGCGCTCGAGCTGGCAGTGGCGCTGGTTACTCCGCAGATCGAGATTCCCACCAAGACCGCGCGGGAGATCCTGCCTCGGCTTGTTCCCCTCGACGCTGCGGTGGACAACTGGTCCAACAGCGCGGCCCTGGTGCTGGCGCTGCTGCGCGGCGATTGCGACCTGCTGGCCGCGGCGCTGTGCGATCGGATCGTCGAGCCGCACCGCGCGGCATTGATACCGGGCTGCGAGCAGGTCAAGGCCGCGGCGCTTGAGGCCGGAGCCTTGGGCGCGTCGATCAGCGGCGCCGGGCCGACGATCTTTGCCCTGGCCCTCGATCAGTCCACAGCACAACGCGCGGCCGAGGCAATGCACGCGGCGTTCCAGCGCGCGGGCCTGCAAAGCCAGGCGTTGGTAACGCGGCCCAGCCCGCAAGGCGCGAGGCGGATATGA
- a CDS encoding PKD domain-containing protein, translated as MFRNSLLIVCALLLLSATAARAEWVVETIDSEGDQGQYATIALDSFGTPHAAWYDASAGNLMYAYREFFDGWSEPEVVSSGSTGKYASIAIDPISDMPAIAFMDEARGDYDEAMYAYYDGTWNVEQIVWDDDRNEGRYIDLAFTTTGTPIVSYHFNNGAFHNYGLNVVWRSGDGWSGDRVESRVWGGGEYGKHSAIAIDSGNQPHVIHRDSLNQIPDHSWRDGTGWHSEKIVGILSDYCGEYNDIAIATNDKIWASTFDPTTIGDNCLGVMSKGSGDWDKTEPECGDGSDFGKYTSIALDSANEPHVTFYADGELHLAVRSKADWDIEVLDDNGNVGQFTGIALDDADSAYIVYYDVTNHDMKFVWWMFPPEVDAIDPDSGNNDEQLTDVEVTGSGFTPESTVRLSYPDREVTIEGTGAVVASAEALSADFDLDGAWPGMWDVEVTNPAGTGSLLDGFEIQSDSPQLDSISPTSASNDLSSVAIELDGENFADSLTVTLQMNGQPDVAAQTVIIHTLQDAAATFDLRNVASGLWHVAISTDYGSDLLSNAFEVTCGAPDADFDAAPTAGAAPLPVQFTDATEDFKTCEVESWLWDFGNGDTSSEQNPLYTYELEGTYSVTLTVTAPGGSDTVVKEAVIQVQPGGGDHSGDDDDSRSSDEDDGGCCG; from the coding sequence ATGTTCCGCAACTCACTATTAATCGTCTGTGCTCTGCTTCTGTTGTCGGCGACAGCCGCCCGCGCCGAGTGGGTGGTTGAGACCATCGACAGCGAGGGCGACCAAGGGCAGTACGCCACCATCGCCCTGGACAGCTTCGGTACGCCCCACGCCGCATGGTACGACGCCTCGGCGGGCAACCTGATGTACGCCTACCGCGAGTTCTTCGACGGCTGGTCCGAGCCCGAGGTCGTGTCCTCGGGCAGCACGGGCAAATACGCCAGCATCGCCATCGACCCGATCAGCGACATGCCGGCCATCGCCTTTATGGACGAGGCGCGCGGCGATTACGACGAGGCGATGTACGCCTATTACGACGGCACGTGGAACGTCGAGCAGATCGTCTGGGACGACGACAGGAACGAGGGGCGCTACATCGACCTGGCGTTCACCACCACGGGCACGCCGATCGTCTCCTATCACTTCAACAACGGCGCGTTCCACAATTACGGGCTGAACGTGGTCTGGCGCAGCGGCGACGGCTGGAGCGGCGACCGGGTCGAGTCGCGGGTTTGGGGCGGCGGCGAGTACGGTAAGCACTCGGCGATCGCCATTGACAGCGGCAACCAGCCGCACGTGATCCACCGCGACAGCCTTAACCAGATCCCGGACCACTCGTGGCGCGACGGCACGGGCTGGCACTCGGAAAAGATAGTGGGAATCCTCTCGGACTACTGCGGCGAGTACAACGACATCGCCATCGCCACCAACGACAAGATCTGGGCCAGCACATTCGACCCGACCACCATCGGCGACAACTGCCTGGGCGTGATGTCCAAGGGCTCCGGCGACTGGGATAAGACCGAGCCCGAGTGCGGCGACGGCAGCGACTTCGGCAAGTACACCTCCATCGCTCTGGATTCGGCCAACGAGCCGCACGTGACCTTTTACGCCGACGGCGAGCTGCACCTGGCGGTGCGCAGCAAGGCCGACTGGGACATCGAGGTTCTCGACGACAACGGCAACGTGGGCCAGTTCACGGGCATCGCCCTGGATGACGCGGACAGCGCCTACATCGTGTACTACGACGTGACCAACCACGACATGAAGTTCGTCTGGTGGATGTTCCCGCCCGAGGTCGACGCCATTGATCCGGACTCGGGAAACAACGACGAGCAGCTCACCGACGTGGAGGTAACCGGCAGCGGATTTACGCCCGAGAGCACCGTGCGCCTGTCCTATCCCGACCGCGAGGTGACGATCGAGGGCACGGGCGCGGTAGTCGCCTCGGCCGAAGCGCTGAGCGCGGACTTCGACCTCGACGGCGCCTGGCCCGGCATGTGGGACGTTGAGGTGACCAACCCCGCGGGCACCGGCTCGCTGCTCGACGGTTTTGAAATCCAGAGCGATTCGCCGCAGCTCGACTCGATCTCGCCGACCTCGGCGAGCAACGACCTGTCCAGCGTGGCCATTGAGCTCGACGGCGAGAACTTCGCCGACTCGCTGACCGTGACGCTGCAGATGAACGGACAGCCCGACGTGGCCGCGCAGACCGTGATCATCCACACCCTGCAAGACGCCGCAGCGACCTTCGACCTACGTAACGTGGCCAGTGGCCTGTGGCACGTGGCGATCAGCACCGACTACGGATCCGACCTGCTGAGCAACGCCTTCGAGGTGACCTGCGGCGCTCCGGACGCTGACTTCGACGCGGCGCCCACCGCGGGCGCGGCCCCGCTGCCCGTGCAGTTCACCGACGCCACAGAGGACTTCAAGACCTGTGAGGTCGAGAGCTGGCTGTGGGACTTCGGCAATGGCGACACATCCAGCGAGCAGAACCCGCTGTACACCTACGAACTCGAGGGGACTTACAGCGTAACGCTGACCGTGACCGCGCCCGGCGGCAGCGACACCGTTGTTAAAGAGGCGGTGATTCAGGTCCAGCCCGGCGGCGGCGATCACTCCGGCGACGATGACGACTCCCGCAGCTCGGATGAGGACGACGGCGGCTGCTGCGGCTAA
- the aroF gene encoding 3-deoxy-7-phosphoheptulonate synthase, whose translation MLIILKSDCRPQDKRQLEEFLKEADLRVADLDNTEEPCIGAVGGKGVDPLRVQMFACVSRVVQLSKPYKLASREMHPENSVVRIGDVAVGGDKVVVIAGPCAVESEEQIMSSAQIVKASGAVILRGGAFKPRTSPYAFQGLEEQGLKLLAKAREATGLPFITEITSPEYMELMAQYCDAVQVGARNMQNFELLKRVGQHKLPVMLKRGMSAKIEDLLMAAEYILSQGNPNVILCERGIRTFESATRNTLDISAVPVLKELTHLPVIVDPSHAIGIRDKVMPMARSAIACGADGVMIEVHPEPDKALSDGPQSLYPEQFEKLMREIQAICPIIGRQLDMNLTISRMSDRAPDARQVAFQGVPGAFSGRAVRQFFGEEVQPLPCEMFDDVFDQIESGEVLFGVVPLENSNGGSVHEVYDLLLRHEQIKIRGELRLRINQTLIGHPGASLGQIRRVYSHPQALAQCHRYLRAHPDWERLPTLDTAGAVKFVKDRGKPEEAALASFESAKIYDMSVLAESIEDEPSNYTRFAVIGRGADQPEQPDKVSLVYATQDRPGALLSTLQDFAEYKVNLSKLESRPVLGNPLEHMFYVDLELDPQSRDFAELMEQLGNKTVLLRDLGHYRKASHRIDG comes from the coding sequence GTGCTGATAATTCTAAAGTCGGACTGCCGTCCGCAAGACAAACGCCAACTTGAGGAGTTCCTCAAGGAGGCGGACCTTCGCGTGGCCGACCTGGACAACACCGAGGAGCCGTGCATCGGCGCGGTGGGAGGCAAGGGCGTCGACCCGCTGCGGGTACAGATGTTTGCCTGCGTTTCGCGCGTAGTGCAGCTCTCCAAGCCCTACAAGCTGGCCAGCCGCGAGATGCACCCCGAGAACAGCGTGGTGCGCATCGGCGACGTGGCAGTGGGCGGCGACAAAGTGGTTGTGATCGCCGGGCCCTGCGCCGTGGAGAGCGAAGAGCAGATCATGAGCTCGGCCCAAATCGTCAAAGCCAGCGGCGCGGTGATTTTGCGCGGCGGCGCGTTCAAGCCGCGCACCTCGCCCTACGCCTTCCAGGGGCTCGAGGAACAGGGACTCAAGCTGTTGGCCAAGGCGCGTGAGGCCACGGGCCTGCCGTTTATCACCGAGATCACATCGCCGGAGTACATGGAGCTGATGGCCCAATATTGCGACGCGGTGCAGGTCGGCGCGCGCAACATGCAGAACTTCGAACTGCTCAAGCGCGTGGGCCAGCACAAGCTGCCGGTAATGCTCAAGCGCGGAATGTCGGCCAAGATCGAGGATCTGCTGATGGCCGCGGAGTACATCCTCTCCCAGGGCAATCCCAACGTGATTCTCTGCGAGCGCGGCATCCGCACCTTCGAGTCGGCCACGCGCAACACCCTGGACATCTCGGCGGTGCCCGTGCTCAAGGAGCTGACCCACCTGCCGGTGATCGTCGACCCCAGCCACGCCATCGGCATCCGCGACAAGGTGATGCCCATGGCGCGCTCGGCCATCGCCTGCGGAGCGGATGGCGTGATGATCGAAGTCCACCCCGAGCCGGACAAGGCGTTATCCGACGGCCCGCAGTCGCTCTACCCCGAGCAGTTCGAGAAGCTGATGCGCGAGATCCAGGCGATCTGCCCGATCATCGGCCGCCAGTTGGACATGAACCTGACTATTTCGCGGATGAGCGATCGCGCTCCGGACGCGCGCCAGGTGGCGTTCCAGGGAGTGCCCGGCGCGTTCTCGGGCCGCGCGGTGCGCCAGTTTTTCGGCGAGGAGGTCCAGCCGCTGCCCTGCGAAATGTTCGACGACGTGTTCGACCAGATCGAGTCCGGCGAGGTGCTGTTCGGCGTGGTCCCGCTGGAGAACTCCAACGGCGGATCAGTGCACGAGGTCTACGACCTGCTGTTGCGGCACGAACAGATCAAGATCCGCGGCGAGCTGCGGCTGCGCATCAACCAGACGCTGATCGGCCACCCCGGCGCAAGCCTCGGGCAAATCCGGCGCGTCTACTCCCACCCACAGGCTCTGGCCCAGTGCCACCGCTACCTGCGCGCGCATCCGGATTGGGAGCGGCTGCCGACGCTCGACACTGCGGGCGCTGTCAAATTCGTCAAGGACCGCGGCAAGCCCGAGGAGGCGGCGCTCGCCAGCTTCGAGTCGGCCAAGATCTACGACATGAGCGTGCTGGCCGAATCGATCGAGGACGAGCCGTCGAACTACACGCGCTTTGCTGTAATCGGCCGCGGGGCGGATCAGCCGGAGCAGCCGGACAAGGTCTCGCTGGTCTACGCCACGCAGGATCGTCCCGGCGCGCTGCTCTCCACGCTGCAGGATTTCGCCGAGTACAAGGTCAACCTGAGCAAGCTCGAATCACGGCCGGTGCTGGGCAATCCGCTGGAACACATGTTCTACGTGGATCTCGAGCTCGACCCGCAATCGCGGGACTTCGCCGAGCTGATGGAGCAGCTGGGCAACAAGACCGTGCTGCTGCGCGACTTGGGGCACTATCGCAAAGCTAGCCACCGGATCGATGGGTAG
- the thrC gene encoding threonine synthase: MSEPYSRLHCIGCDKSYDATDVRYRCDCGDLLEVRHDLQRIKHDFPDLRALFDQRLSAVDPPYSSGVWRYRELILPDLPPEQIVTKPEGNTNLYRSPKLSAAFDTQRLFLKHEGENPTLSFKDRGMTAGVSWAHHLGMKVVACASTGDTSAAMAAYAAGVEGMQGVVFLPHEKVSPEQLAQAITYGARTLALRTDFDGCMRLVQQICEQHPIYLLNSMNSFRIEGQKAIGIETVQQLGWRVPDWFVIPVGNAGNVSALGKGLREAYELGLIDRLPRIAGIQAAAADPLYRSYLSGFEEKIHVTAEPTLASAIRIGAPVSHDKAVKVVQQFDGVMAKVTEAELMDAKAAADRCGVAVCPNSGVALAGLRKLRAEGTIHDDQSVVVILTAHGAKFSGVSVDYHTGALPGLTPQVSNAPLVLEPELGLIARELGLDS; this comes from the coding sequence ATGAGCGAACCCTACTCACGATTGCACTGCATTGGCTGCGACAAGAGCTACGACGCGACCGATGTGCGCTACCGTTGCGACTGCGGCGACCTGCTCGAGGTGCGCCACGATTTGCAGCGAATCAAGCACGACTTCCCGGATTTGCGCGCTCTGTTCGACCAGCGGCTGTCGGCCGTGGACCCGCCCTACAGCTCCGGGGTCTGGCGTTACCGCGAGCTGATTTTGCCCGACCTACCGCCCGAGCAAATCGTCACCAAGCCCGAGGGCAACACCAACCTCTATCGCAGCCCCAAGCTCAGCGCGGCGTTCGACACGCAACGGCTGTTTCTAAAGCACGAGGGCGAGAACCCGACCCTGAGCTTCAAGGATCGCGGCATGACCGCCGGCGTCTCCTGGGCCCACCATCTGGGCATGAAGGTCGTGGCCTGCGCCTCCACCGGCGACACCTCGGCGGCGATGGCGGCCTACGCGGCCGGAGTCGAGGGCATGCAGGGCGTGGTGTTTCTGCCCCACGAAAAGGTCAGCCCCGAGCAGCTGGCCCAGGCGATCACCTACGGCGCCAGGACCCTGGCCCTACGCACGGACTTCGACGGCTGCATGCGACTGGTGCAACAGATCTGCGAGCAGCATCCGATCTACCTGTTGAACTCGATGAACTCGTTCCGCATCGAGGGGCAAAAGGCGATCGGCATCGAGACCGTGCAGCAACTGGGCTGGCGCGTGCCGGACTGGTTCGTGATCCCCGTGGGCAACGCGGGCAACGTCAGCGCCCTGGGCAAGGGGCTGCGCGAGGCCTACGAGCTGGGCCTGATCGACCGCCTGCCGCGCATCGCCGGGATACAGGCCGCGGCCGCGGACCCGCTGTACCGCAGCTACCTAAGCGGATTCGAGGAAAAGATCCACGTGACCGCCGAGCCGACCCTGGCAAGCGCGATCCGCATCGGCGCGCCGGTGAGTCACGACAAGGCGGTCAAGGTCGTACAGCAGTTCGACGGCGTGATGGCCAAAGTCACCGAGGCCGAGCTGATGGACGCCAAGGCCGCTGCCGACCGTTGCGGCGTTGCGGTCTGTCCCAACTCCGGCGTGGCCCTGGCCGGGCTGCGCAAGCTGCGCGCCGAGGGCACGATCCACGACGACCAGAGCGTGGTGGTAATTCTCACGGCTCACGGCGCCAAGTTCTCCGGGGTCTCGGTGGACTACCACACCGGAGCGCTGCCGGGGCTCACTCCGCAGGTGAGCAATGCACCGCTGGTGCTCGAGCCCGAGCTGGGGCTGATTGCACGCGAACTGGGGCTGGATTCCTGA
- a CDS encoding pseudouridine synthase — protein MDFAQILYRDEQLLVLNKPSGMLVHRGWARAPRVLTDLVRELGGGRTAYTVHRLDRATSGVIVFALDQPTAAALNRDFDCGAVRKHYIALVRGRAPDSGVIDYPIPARKPDGERVPALTEFRLLQFLELEPRELSLVEALPRSGRLHQVRRHLRHIDHPLINDSNYGDTKLNRAISQRWGLNRLGLHSAVLELTHPTSGERLTIRAPLPDDLAAPLSRMGFELDGLKVLRA, from the coding sequence ATGGACTTCGCGCAGATCCTCTATCGCGACGAACAACTGCTGGTGCTGAACAAGCCCTCGGGCATGTTGGTGCACCGCGGCTGGGCCAGGGCGCCGCGCGTGCTCACCGACTTGGTGCGCGAGCTGGGCGGCGGACGCACGGCGTATACGGTGCATCGGCTGGATCGCGCCACCAGCGGGGTGATCGTCTTTGCCCTGGATCAGCCGACCGCCGCGGCGTTGAACCGCGACTTTGATTGCGGCGCTGTTCGCAAACATTACATCGCCCTGGTACGCGGCCGAGCCCCGGATTCGGGAGTGATCGATTACCCGATCCCCGCGCGCAAGCCCGACGGCGAGCGAGTGCCCGCGCTCACCGAATTTCGATTGCTGCAATTTCTCGAACTCGAGCCGCGCGAACTGTCGTTGGTCGAGGCGCTGCCGCGTAGCGGCCGGCTGCACCAGGTGCGGCGTCATTTGCGGCACATCGACCACCCGTTGATCAACGACTCCAATTACGGCGATACGAAACTCAACCGGGCGATTAGTCAGCGCTGGGGATTAAACCGCCTAGGGCTGCATTCGGCCGTGCTGGAGCTGACCCACCCGACCAGCGGCGAGCGCCTGACCATCCGCGCTCCGCTGCCCGACGATTTGGCCGCCCCGCTTTCGCGCATGGGATTCGAGCTGGATGGCCTTAAGGTCCTTCGGGCATGA
- a CDS encoding Gfo/Idh/MocA family oxidoreductase produces MDRSKPLELVVIGAGARGELNLAWLAKRHRDAIKITGVVELDDERRECFIENYSIPRANALKDWRELEQAPRLGDAVINALPCPMHYESTMAALAAGYHVLLEKPMALHPGQSVKLVRAADERGLGLMVALQCRLNKIYTRVRELLDAGTIGRMMCIDCAENIGYWHFVMSYVRGIHHREDMSHSFLSAKGIHDLDLLNWFAGSRAKRISSFGELSFFNADNAPEGAPERCADGCPVQDECPFDAIKMFLKPGRPEIPLSLFSGMSLGALRDVATNPRFRTLASVIVRDISRKSVTKALEETIYGRCAFRCDNNVVDHQSVSIEYENGLTINYQLNGFSLIWERMLNLHGTKGEIRSADFSGRLETRTYLPGRVTKERIRYHGVIHGGGDEELLLQFADAVRNNTFDQHMLFGDGTLESHLLCFAAEQARKSGTVVDLEQFRAQAQHEADAL; encoded by the coding sequence ATGGATCGTTCCAAGCCGCTGGAGCTGGTTGTGATCGGGGCGGGAGCCCGCGGGGAGCTCAACCTGGCCTGGCTGGCCAAGCGCCACCGGGACGCGATTAAAATCACCGGCGTGGTCGAACTCGACGACGAACGCCGCGAATGCTTTATTGAAAATTACTCGATCCCGCGCGCCAACGCGCTCAAGGACTGGCGCGAGCTGGAGCAGGCGCCGCGCCTGGGCGACGCTGTGATCAACGCCCTGCCCTGCCCAATGCACTATGAGTCGACCATGGCCGCCCTGGCGGCCGGGTACCACGTGCTGCTGGAAAAACCGATGGCGCTGCACCCGGGGCAGTCGGTCAAGCTGGTACGGGCCGCGGACGAGCGCGGCCTGGGGCTGATGGTCGCGCTGCAGTGTCGGCTGAATAAAATCTACACCCGCGTGCGCGAGCTGCTCGACGCCGGAACCATCGGCCGCATGATGTGCATCGACTGCGCCGAGAACATCGGCTACTGGCACTTCGTGATGAGCTATGTGCGCGGCATCCATCACCGCGAGGACATGTCGCACTCGTTCCTGTCGGCCAAGGGGATCCACGACCTGGACCTGCTTAACTGGTTCGCGGGCTCACGCGCCAAACGGATCTCGTCGTTCGGCGAGCTGTCGTTTTTCAACGCGGACAACGCCCCGGAGGGCGCTCCCGAGCGTTGCGCCGATGGCTGCCCGGTCCAGGACGAGTGCCCGTTCGACGCAATTAAGATGTTCCTCAAGCCCGGGCGGCCCGAAATCCCGCTGAGCCTGTTCAGCGGGATGAGCCTCGGCGCGTTGCGCGACGTGGCCACCAATCCACGCTTCCGCACCCTGGCCTCGGTGATCGTGCGCGACATCAGCCGCAAGTCGGTGACCAAGGCCCTGGAAGAGACGATCTACGGCCGCTGCGCTTTTCGTTGCGACAACAACGTGGTCGACCACCAGAGCGTGAGCATCGAGTACGAGAACGGCCTGACGATCAACTACCAGCTCAACGGCTTCAGCCTGATCTGGGAGCGTATGCTCAACCTGCACGGCACCAAGGGTGAGATCCGTAGCGCCGACTTCTCCGGACGGCTCGAGACCCGCACCTATCTGCCCGGCCGCGTGACCAAGGAGCGCATCCGCTACCACGGCGTGATCCACGGCGGTGGCGACGAGGAGCTGCTGTTGCAGTTCGCCGACGCAGTGCGCAACAACACATTTGATCAGCACATGCTGTTCGGCGACGGAACCCTGGAGAGCCACCTGCTGTGCTTTGCCGCGGAGCAGGCGCGTAAAAGCGGCACGGTGGTGGATCTGGAGCAGTTCCGCGCCCAGGCGCAACACGAGGCCGACGCGCTCTAG